The Candidatus Poribacteria bacterium sequence GGCGGCTTATCACTTCACTGTGCCACGCCTCGGTAAAGGCGCGATCGGTGCAGATATTGAAACTGACCAAGCCGATCTGGAGGTAGGTGGCGGCGGAGGCGGACTTGTGCCACGCATCGGCGCGGAATATTGGCTTTTCAATATCGTCGCACTCCGCGGCGGTTGGAATGGACACGGGCTTTCTGCAGGTGCTGGACTCCATTTACGGATAAATGAGATGTCGTTTTTTATCAACTACGCTTTCAACACCCACACCCTCGGTGGTTCACAGCGTATCTCTGTTTCTGGGGAATTCTAACTTTAACAGGACTTACGCAGCGTGCTCTTTTGTAGCATAGGAGACCGTTGGTTTCCTGTGCACTGAAAACGTCTCTGTTTTTGAGAGTTTACCCGCTAACGGAACGTCATATCGTCAAAATTGCGTAAATCCTGTGTAGTATAAATAATCCAAGATTCCACTTTGTAGCATAACCTGTTAGGTTGTGCCACTTCCTGCTGAATAGGAAAAGAGACGACTCGATGAAAAATAGATGCTTTTCGATTTTACTGATTGGGTTTGTGATTTTTGTTTTGCCATCAAATACCTTCGCCCAAGACGACCCGCAGTGGCACCTGCCCGAGGGTGCGAAAGCGAGACTCGGTAAAGGAAACATAAATGAGATAACGTATTCCCCGGATGGCACTACTATCGCTTCAGGAAGTTGGGATGGCACGGTGCTGCTGTGGGAGTTGGTTCCCTCTCCTACATCGAATGCGATACTCAGTCTTTCACCTACCGCACCACAATCCCCGGCTACCGGACAACAACTGACCCTCTCCCTCAAAATCGCGGACGCTGAAGACATCGCAGGTTACCAAGCAACAGTATCATTTGACATCTCTGCACTCCGATACATTGAGAGTATGAACGGCGATTACCTACCTGCAGGTGCGTTCTTTATTCCACCTGTCGTTGAAGGCAACACCGTGACACTTGCAGCCTCCTCACTCACTGGTGAAAGCGATGGGGACGGCACACTTGCAACGATTACGTTTGAAGTCATTGCCGTCAAAGCCTCCACCGTCCGATTAACCGATGTGCTACTCACAGACCGTTCCGCTGGAAGCTCAACGCCGCAGATAGAAAACGCTGAGATTTCGGCACCTCCACAACTGTCCACGGATGTCAATAAAGACGGTATCGTCAACGTTATTGATCTGACCTTGGTTGCTGCTAACTTCCGGAAGACTGGCGCAAATGATGCGGATGTCAATAATGATGGGGTTGTCAACATCATTGACTTGACGCTTGTCGCTGCAGCATTCGGTAATACCGCAGCCGCACCGGAAATCTGGAGTCTTCCGCCTGAGGACACACCGACAAGCACACAAGTGAAGCAGTGGCTAAGTCAGGCACGGCAGATGAACCTGTCAAGCACAGACTTCCAACGGGGTATCCGCGTCTTGGAACAACTTTTGGCAGTTAAGTTAAAAAATGTCCTTGTTGGTGTCTTGAGGGCATATTGGTATCCTACCAATGATCTTTTGACTGAAACAGAGAAACTGGCAGCGATTGCATCAAGCATAGAATCAACAGATTGGTGGGATGTTGAAGGTGATAAGGAGTGGGACGCATGGAAACCTTGAAATCTGCTAAGGTTGACAGCCTCGGAGAAATCGGGTAGAATAAAGGGTATCTGAAACGCAACATTTTATCCTGATAGGCAGCGAGTGAAATTCGATGAACGCTTTTGATGAGATCCTCTCTTTCTTGCAAGAACCCCTCGGCACCTTTCCTGACCGGAGTGCCAGATGGTTTTTGTCGAACCCCGATAACCTCCACGGGTTGCTCGAAATCATTGGGAGCGACCTCGTGGGATCCCTTGATTTTCGCAAGATCCGCCGCGTCAATACGACTTTTGTTGCTGACAACCTCCGGGAACAAGAATCGGATCTGGTGTTCCTTTTACCCTTCCGGGATGCCGATGAAAGGGAAGTGATGATCTATATTCTCATAGAACATCAATCCACGGTAGACCCGGCGATGGGATTTCGGTTACTATTTTACATGGTTCAGATATGGGATCAGCAGCGTCAGCAGTGGGTGTCAGAGAACGTGCCGAAGCGTGAGTGGCGGTTTCGTCCGATTATCCCTGTTGTTTTTTATACGGGTGAATAGGTCTGGCAGACACTACCGGCACTTGAGAGTTTGATGGATGTTCCGGAACCTTTGGTTCGTTTTATTCCGCGTTTTGAGACGCTCTTTCTCGGTGTCAAGTCTGAATCAGATGCGAATCTGCTGAAGACAGAACGTCCATTGGGTTGGTTGCTGACGCTCTTGAAACGTGAGGATTCGGAGTCAAGTGAGTTCCGGGCTGCGTTAGAACGTTTGAGTGAACATCTTGGCACCCTCACGGTTGCAGAGGATGGTTCTTGGAAGCAGGCACTGTATTATCTGTATCTATTGGTTTTCTATCGTCGCTCGGTTGAAGAGCGCGGGGTTTTAGAACGGTTCATCTCTGAACACAGCGAAACATTCAGTTTATCAGAGCAGGAGGCATCCCTGATGCAAAGTATGGCAGAACATTACTTAGAACAAGGTATAGAACAAGGTATAGAACAAGGTATAGAACAAGGTATAGAACAAGGGGCACGCGAAACAACGATTGAAAACACGTTAGCAATTCTCACAGCACGTTTCCCGCAGGCAGATGTCAATGCCCTAAAACCCGCACTTGAAGGGATTACGGACCTGGCTCGCCTGAAAGCATTGAATGTAAATGCTTCGTTAGTTTCAAGTTTGCGTGCCTTCCAACACGGATTATAAGGTGCAAAATGAGAGGTCGTTTTTTATCAACTACGCTTTTAACACCCACACCCTCGGCGGTTCACAACGTATCTCTGTGTCTGGAGAATTCTAACACAGCGAAAAACCCCGCAGCAGGATATAGAGATATTGTTTGTCATAGATAGATAAGGTTTAGGCTTTTTTGTTGTTGGACGTCATTTTTTTCCATGATGTAACCTTTTCAGGACTTACGCACTTCCCCGGTAGGTGCGGTTTCCCAACCGCACTGATTGCGTCATGGTAAACCTAATTCTCTGATTTTGCGTAAGTCCTGTTGAACTGATACAATTGCGGGCGGGTGAAAAAGAGAGCATACCGTGGATGAAAGACCGGCGAGGTTAGAAAACCTCGCCTATCTATTTTATCAGAGACATCTATAGGTTTGTTTGTTCAAAAACTGTATCCATTCCAACTTCAATCCGGACCGGAGCCAAATACGGACGAATCGCTGCCGTATCCACACGCACACCGAGTCCCGGCAGTTCTTTGACTCGAACCATCCCATCAGATTCGACAGAAAACGGGTCTGCTACCAACCGCTGCGATAATTCCGATCCCGCTGCAGGATATTCCAATAGACTGAAATCCGGGTGCGTTGCAAACACATGCAGCGCAGCAGCAAGGCTCAAGTGGCTTTTGAACGTATGGTTGACGTACTGAATATTGCACTGTTCTGCCAGTTGACGCACCCGAAAAGAAGGCATAATCCCACCAATGCGTCCGGCATCAATC is a genomic window containing:
- a CDS encoding Rpn family recombination-promoting nuclease/putative transposase, translating into MNAFDEILSFLQEPLGTFPDRSARWFLSNPDNLHGLLEIIGSDLVGSLDFRKIRRVNTTFVADNLREQESDLVFLLPFRDADEREVMIYILIEHQSTVDPAMGFRLLFYMVQIWDQQRQQWVSENVPKREWRFRPIIPVVFYTGE
- a CDS encoding cohesin domain-containing protein; the protein is MKNRCFSILLIGFVIFVLPSNTFAQDDPQWHLPEGAKARLGKGNINEITYSPDGTTIASGSWDGTVLLWELVPSPTSNAILSLSPTAPQSPATGQQLTLSLKIADAEDIAGYQATVSFDISALRYIESMNGDYLPAGAFFIPPVVEGNTVTLAASSLTGESDGDGTLATITFEVIAVKASTVRLTDVLLTDRSAGSSTPQIENAEISAPPQLSTDVNKDGIVNVIDLTLVAANFRKTGANDADVNNDGVVNIIDLTLVAAAFGNTAAAPEIWSLPPEDTPTSTQVKQWLSQARQMNLSSTDFQRGIRVLEQLLAVKLKNVLVGVLRAYWYPTNDLLTETEKLAAIASSIESTDWWDVEGDKEWDAWKP